In Methylovirgula sp., a single genomic region encodes these proteins:
- a CDS encoding HAMP domain-containing methyl-accepting chemotaxis protein: MKPTISLVVYALAAIIFACFIAIAATAYTPLAIIGVATTSVLIAFVALRVLRPLRQLTQAMKTLAAGDAAASIPIFSAAGEIGDMAHALVLLRAVLIEAEHLREAQSLEQRQRADRIAHRHRVTGTFAERVQRLAATFSHSSDAVAQSAQHLSITAEDTAQQAHNVAGAADETAESIQAVAASVEQLSVSIGVINYKVAGSADTAMHASVEAARTDASVKLLVSAAEKIENVVELIKKIAEQTNLLALNATIEAAKAGEAGRSFAIVASEVKQLARQTASATGEISTKVVEIQTAILGTTGSIGKMLATIASIREAAGLIAQSMEEQNSATREIAENTQRVARGTEDVNVNIAGVSEAAKLTQSAARQLTALSSSLSGGATSLQREILQFVEDIQRDDPFRMDFRPAA; this comes from the coding sequence ATGAAGCCGACGATCAGCTTGGTGGTGTACGCGCTGGCCGCGATCATTTTCGCGTGCTTCATCGCGATCGCCGCCACGGCATATACGCCGTTGGCGATCATTGGCGTGGCGACGACGAGTGTATTGATCGCCTTTGTAGCACTGCGCGTTTTACGGCCCTTGCGTCAGCTCACGCAAGCGATGAAGACGCTCGCCGCCGGCGATGCAGCGGCCTCCATCCCGATCTTTTCCGCAGCAGGTGAAATTGGCGACATGGCGCACGCGCTCGTTCTCCTGCGCGCCGTACTGATCGAGGCCGAGCACCTGCGCGAAGCCCAGAGCCTGGAGCAGCGCCAGCGCGCCGACCGCATCGCCCATCGTCATCGCGTCACCGGCACTTTTGCCGAGCGTGTGCAGCGGCTCGCGGCGACCTTTTCGCATTCCTCGGATGCGGTTGCGCAGTCCGCCCAGCACCTTTCCATCACGGCGGAAGATACAGCGCAGCAGGCTCATAACGTCGCCGGCGCAGCCGACGAAACTGCCGAGAGCATTCAGGCCGTCGCCGCCTCCGTCGAGCAGCTTTCGGTGTCGATCGGCGTAATCAATTACAAGGTCGCGGGATCGGCCGATACGGCCATGCACGCCTCGGTCGAGGCGGCACGCACCGACGCCAGCGTCAAGCTGCTCGTCTCGGCGGCCGAAAAAATCGAAAATGTTGTCGAACTCATCAAGAAGATCGCTGAGCAAACCAACCTTCTCGCGCTCAACGCGACGATCGAGGCAGCCAAGGCCGGCGAGGCCGGTCGCAGCTTTGCCATCGTCGCCTCCGAGGTCAAACAATTGGCGCGCCAAACTGCCAGCGCGACCGGCGAGATCAGCACCAAGGTCGTAGAGATTCAGACCGCCATTCTCGGCACCACCGGCTCGATCGGTAAGATGCTGGCCACAATCGCCTCGATCCGCGAGGCCGCGGGGCTCATCGCGCAATCGATGGAAGAGCAGAATTCGGCAACGCGCGAAATCGCCGAAAATACCCAGCGCGTCGCCCGCGGCACCGAGGACGTGAACGTCAATATCGCCGGCGTCAGCGAGGCGGCCAAGCTGACACAATCGGCGGCCAGACAACTCACCGCACTGTCATCCTCATTGTCTGGCGGCGCGACGAGTCTGCAGCGGGAAATCCTGCAATTCGTCGAGGACATTCAGCGCGACGACCCATTCCGCATGGATTTTCGCCCGGCGGCGTAA
- a CDS encoding CYTH domain-containing protein: protein MGQEIEHKFRVNVSRWRLQDEGVAIRQGYLSTEKDRVVRIRTAGSKAYLTIKGPGHISRAEFEYEIPFEDASSMLDDLCLPGAIEKTRYKQEFGGHIWEIDVFHGDNEGLVVAEIELKHEGETFERPDWALDEVSEDPRYFNASLSKAPFKTWPETQR, encoded by the coding sequence ATGGGTCAGGAGATCGAACACAAGTTCCGCGTCAATGTTTCGCGCTGGCGGCTGCAGGATGAGGGCGTCGCCATCCGGCAGGGTTATCTCTCGACCGAGAAGGATCGTGTGGTTCGCATCCGCACCGCGGGATCGAAGGCCTATCTCACAATTAAAGGCCCCGGACATATCAGCCGCGCGGAATTTGAATATGAGATCCCGTTCGAGGACGCCTCATCGATGTTGGACGATCTCTGCCTGCCGGGGGCGATCGAGAAAACGCGCTACAAGCAAGAATTTGGCGGCCATATTTGGGAGATCGATGTCTTTCACGGCGACAACGAGGGCCTCGTCGTGGCCGAGATCGAGCTTAAACACGAGGGCGAGACTTTCGAGCGGCCCGATTGGGCCTTGGATGAGGTCTCTGAGGACCCACGCTATTTCAACGCCAGCCTGTCGAAAGCGCCGTTCAAGACCTGGCCCGAGACGCAGCGCTGA
- a CDS encoding ATP-binding protein, translated as MIAYVSEPGISPQAIETALRALSLRDEAIPFFVAAPAGDAYRIIAASQTMLTLFEVPDLAALTARLFGGADAGARRIGVQAQTLALDGAPRLERLNFALTPESETITFLCRRIADAGHGSLYVAASLGVGALLARRQAAAEPPPAEVEVVSPIALPPVLDLDEVRKLLAGRIGARTNVRFLWRTDGTDKVTEITPPLADVVGTEAANILGKDFADVAKYLDQEPQGPLARAFARRETFSGVEVLWPIAGAAAAVPVGLGGLPAFDRERRFDGYRGFGVIYIDRLTASAPRAFMEELPIPAEAAPAMVPDLPVDTTPEAVLEPAATLAAHNVVTLYPVPTPKTDEPQPIADELPPIAAEPPPSVPEISEPLAEAREELEEEGLLSHDEASAFRAIGDVLAEDSPPPIEPESEHAFSPALSGNAASILDRLPLGILVSRDNVAIYANRTLLDLLGFADEDAFHAAGGMARLFHLAPNGSDVIGVRTASGETLSARARLQATEWDHLPATLLTLRRDEKPDQTAQLEADLRTQKGEARELSAILDTATDGLVILGPDGRIVTLNRSGEALFGYDQSEVVGQPLTVLIAADSQSKVLDYFDGMKSTGVASLLNDGREITGRAKQGGLIPIFMTLSRVGPAKADPAQQKFCALFRDMTHWKKVEEELKQARQEAERASALKSDFLAKVSHEIRTPLNAIIGFAEVMLEERFGPVSNERYRDYLRDIHTSGAHVMSLVNDLLDLSKIEAGKMDLQFVSVDINRAISEAVGIMQPQANQARIIMRLSLAPHLPKIVADERSLRQILLNLLSNAVKFNEPGGQVIIASALTDTGNAVIRVRDTGIGMSDKDIETALEPFRQLTTSRQTNGTGLGLPLTKALVEANRAYFTIKSKKDEGTFVEVAFPPARVLAE; from the coding sequence ATGATTGCCTATGTCAGCGAGCCCGGGATCAGCCCCCAGGCAATTGAGACTGCACTCCGGGCTTTATCCCTCCGTGACGAGGCGATCCCGTTTTTCGTCGCCGCTCCAGCGGGCGATGCCTACCGAATCATTGCTGCCAGCCAGACGATGCTGACGCTGTTCGAGGTCCCAGACCTCGCGGCCCTGACAGCGCGGCTCTTTGGCGGCGCGGACGCCGGTGCCAGGCGAATCGGTGTTCAGGCGCAGACCTTGGCGCTCGACGGCGCGCCACGGCTTGAGCGTTTGAATTTCGCGCTGACGCCGGAAAGCGAGACCATCACGTTCCTCTGCCGCCGTATCGCGGATGCCGGGCACGGATCGCTCTATGTCGCCGCCTCTCTCGGTGTCGGCGCGCTTCTGGCGCGGCGCCAGGCGGCTGCGGAACCGCCGCCGGCGGAAGTCGAGGTCGTAAGCCCTATCGCGTTGCCGCCTGTGCTGGACCTCGACGAGGTACGCAAGCTGCTCGCGGGCCGCATTGGCGCACGCACCAATGTCCGGTTTCTCTGGCGCACCGACGGCACCGATAAGGTCACAGAGATTACGCCGCCGCTGGCCGACGTGGTGGGCACCGAGGCCGCCAATATTCTCGGCAAGGATTTCGCCGACGTCGCCAAATATCTCGATCAGGAACCGCAAGGGCCGTTGGCGCGCGCCTTCGCCCGGCGCGAAACCTTCAGCGGCGTCGAAGTTTTGTGGCCGATCGCGGGTGCCGCCGCGGCCGTGCCTGTTGGGCTCGGCGGTCTTCCGGCGTTCGACCGCGAACGGCGATTCGACGGTTATCGCGGCTTCGGCGTCATCTACATCGATCGACTGACGGCAAGTGCGCCGCGCGCCTTCATGGAAGAGCTGCCGATTCCCGCCGAGGCGGCTCCAGCCATGGTGCCGGATTTGCCCGTCGACACGACGCCCGAGGCTGTCCTAGAACCGGCAGCGACGCTTGCAGCGCATAATGTCGTGACGCTCTATCCGGTCCCGACACCGAAGACGGATGAGCCGCAGCCGATCGCGGATGAACTGCCACCGATCGCGGCAGAGCCGCCGCCAAGCGTGCCGGAGATTTCAGAGCCTTTGGCTGAAGCGCGCGAGGAACTAGAAGAAGAGGGCTTGCTGTCGCACGACGAGGCCTCGGCGTTCCGGGCCATCGGCGATGTGCTCGCGGAAGACTCCCCGCCGCCGATCGAGCCCGAGTCTGAACACGCGTTTTCGCCGGCGCTCAGCGGCAATGCCGCGTCGATTCTCGACCGCCTGCCGCTCGGTATTCTGGTGAGCCGCGACAATGTCGCGATTTACGCCAATCGCACACTGCTCGATCTGTTGGGCTTTGCCGACGAGGATGCGTTTCATGCAGCCGGCGGCATGGCGCGGCTGTTTCATCTCGCGCCGAATGGCTCCGACGTGATCGGCGTGCGCACGGCTTCTGGCGAGACGCTGTCGGCGCGGGCGCGCCTGCAGGCGACCGAATGGGATCATCTGCCGGCGACTTTGCTGACATTGCGCCGCGACGAAAAGCCCGACCAGACCGCGCAGCTCGAGGCCGATCTGCGCACGCAAAAAGGCGAGGCCCGCGAACTCAGCGCCATCCTCGATACCGCGACTGACGGCCTTGTGATCCTCGGTCCGGACGGAAGGATCGTGACCCTCAACCGATCCGGCGAAGCGCTTTTCGGCTACGACCAGAGCGAAGTTGTCGGCCAGCCGCTCACCGTCCTCATCGCCGCCGACAGCCAGAGCAAAGTGCTCGACTATTTCGACGGCATGAAATCGACCGGCGTCGCGAGCCTTCTCAACGATGGCCGCGAGATCACCGGCCGCGCCAAGCAGGGCGGCTTGATCCCGATCTTCATGACGTTGAGCCGTGTCGGGCCGGCGAAGGCTGATCCGGCGCAGCAGAAATTCTGCGCCCTTTTCAGGGATATGACGCATTGGAAGAAAGTTGAGGAAGAACTTAAACAGGCGCGTCAGGAGGCCGAACGCGCAAGCGCGTTGAAGTCCGATTTTCTGGCCAAGGTCAGCCATGAAATCCGCACGCCGCTCAACGCCATCATCGGTTTTGCCGAAGTGATGCTGGAAGAGCGTTTCGGCCCTGTGAGCAACGAACGCTATCGCGATTATCTGCGCGACATTCATACGTCCGGCGCGCATGTGATGAGCCTCGTCAACGATCTGCTTGATCTCTCGAAGATCGAGGCGGGCAAGATGGACTTGCAGTTCGTCTCGGTCGACATCAATCGGGCGATCTCTGAGGCCGTCGGCATCATGCAGCCGCAGGCTAATCAGGCGCGCATCATCATGCGCCTCTCGCTCGCGCCGCATCTGCCCAAGATCGTCGCCGACGAACGCTCGCTGCGTCAGATCCTGCTCAACCTTTTGTCGAACGCGGTGAAGTTCAACGAGCCCGGCGGCCAGGTCATCATCGCGTCGGCGCTGACCGATACCGGCAATGCGGTGATCCGTGTCCGCGACACCGGCATCGGGATGTCTGACAAAGACATCGAGACGGCGCTCGAACCTTTCCGCCAATTGACGACCTCGCGTCAGACGAATGGCACCGGCCTTGGCCTGCCGCTGACCAAGGCGCTTGTCGAGGCCAACCGGGCCTATTTCACGATCAAGAGCAAGAAGGACGAGGGCACCTTCGTGGAGGTGGCCTTCCCACCGGCGCGGGTGCTGGCGGAATAA
- a CDS encoding lactate utilization protein: MSDRAKIFGDIRRALGVTGNEDARRRAVAARFAATPEGVVPARGQTADPAALFRAEAERVFATVEHVTTAAEIPARIADFLRARNLPPRLRKGEDLYLAALPWTAATLTLDAGPAQADDVVSLSHAFAAIAETGTLALVSGRDNPTTLNFLPETHIVIIEAGRIVGNYEAFWEMLRAAYGEGAMPRTVNFITGPSRSADIEQTLLLGAHGPRTLHIIIVDAPS; this comes from the coding sequence TTGAGCGACCGGGCGAAGATTTTCGGCGATATTCGCCGTGCGCTCGGTGTCACGGGCAATGAGGATGCACGGCGCCGGGCGGTCGCGGCGCGGTTCGCTGCTACGCCTGAGGGTGTCGTCCCGGCGCGAGGGCAAACCGCCGATCCCGCCGCGCTCTTTCGTGCCGAAGCTGAGCGCGTGTTCGCGACCGTCGAACATGTCACGACAGCGGCCGAGATTCCGGCGCGGATCGCGGATTTCCTGCGCGCGAGAAATCTGCCGCCGCGTCTGCGCAAGGGCGAAGACCTGTATCTTGCCGCTTTGCCTTGGACAGCGGCGACGCTGACGCTCGACGCTGGCCCGGCGCAAGCGGACGATGTTGTCAGCCTTTCGCACGCCTTCGCCGCCATCGCGGAGACTGGAACGCTGGCGCTCGTCTCCGGGCGGGATAATCCGACGACGCTCAATTTCCTGCCCGAGACGCATATCGTCATCATCGAGGCTGGCAGGATCGTCGGCAATTACGAGGCGTTCTGGGAAATGCTGCGCGCCGCCTATGGCGAGGGGGCGATGCCACGCACGGTGAATTTCATCACCGGCCCATCGCGCTCGGCCGATATCGAGCAGACTCTGCTCCTCGGCGCGCACGGCCCCCGCACGCTGCACATCATCATCGTCGACGCACCGTCTTGA
- a CDS encoding (Fe-S)-binding protein encodes MEIPQRPRVGLFVTCLVDLFRPSIGWATVKLLEDAGCRVEVPAQTCCGQPAYNSGDRRLAKELARPVIEAFAPYDYVVAPSGSCAGMLAKHYPALFANDPDFEAEAQAFAAKVYELSAFLVTVLNVTQVDAEFPRRVTYHDACSGLRELGIAAQPRELLGSVRGLDLVEMDDHTRCCGFGGTFAVKYGEISAAIVDEKADAAEKSGASVLLAGDLGCLMNIAGRLARKGSAIEVRHFVEVLAGMTDQPAICEARKR; translated from the coding sequence ATGGAAATTCCACAAAGGCCGCGTGTCGGCCTCTTCGTCACCTGCCTTGTCGATCTGTTTCGCCCATCGATTGGCTGGGCGACCGTCAAGCTGCTCGAAGATGCCGGCTGCCGCGTCGAAGTCCCAGCGCAAACCTGCTGCGGGCAGCCTGCATATAATTCTGGCGACCGGCGCTTGGCCAAGGAACTCGCAAGGCCGGTGATCGAAGCCTTCGCACCATACGATTATGTGGTCGCTCCGTCCGGCTCCTGCGCCGGAATGCTCGCCAAACATTATCCGGCACTTTTCGCCAATGACCCCGATTTTGAAGCCGAGGCACAGGCGTTCGCCGCCAAGGTCTATGAACTGTCAGCCTTTCTTGTCACGGTCTTGAACGTCACGCAGGTCGATGCCGAATTTCCACGCCGCGTGACCTATCATGACGCCTGCTCCGGCCTGCGCGAACTGGGCATCGCCGCGCAACCGCGCGAGCTTCTCGGCTCGGTGCGCGGGCTCGATCTTGTCGAAATGGACGATCACACGCGCTGCTGCGGCTTCGGCGGCACGTTCGCGGTGAAATATGGCGAGATCTCCGCTGCGATTGTCGATGAAAAAGCCGATGCCGCCGAGAAAAGCGGCGCATCCGTTCTGCTCGCCGGCGATCTCGGCTGTCTGATGAACATCGCCGGACGGCTGGCGCGCAAAGGTAGCGCGATCGAGGTTCGCCATTTCGTCGAGGTGCTTGCCGGGATGACCGATCAACCGGCGATCTGCGAGGCACGGAAAAGATGA
- a CDS encoding LutB/LldF family L-lactate oxidation iron-sulfur protein, whose translation MSAPLSAAEFTANAHRALGDTQLQHALHNSRDGFILKRAKAIARLPEFEALRDAARDIKAHTLEYLDLYLEAYEAKVLASGGIVHYAATSETANSIVLDICQRHGAKSVAKGKSMIGEEMGLNAALEAASIEPVETDLGEYIIQLRHEMPSHIIAPAVHLTKEQVAADFRRVHIDLPHDRDLTEPSSLLTEARKILREKFLAADVGITGANFLIAETGTSIIVTNEGNGDLSQSLPKVHIVLASIEKLVPTLEDAGELLRVLARSATGQDMSVYTTLSTGPRRPADPDGPQAYHVILLDNGRTKMLGSDFAEMLRCIRCGACMNHCPVYQSIGGHAYGSVYPGPMGSVLTPGLFGLDHSSDLPNASTLCGACESVCPVRIPLPKLLRDWRTRAFNRHIGPESQRIGLAFWGFLAKRPALYGFAARMGMWALALLGHAGKFRALPFADGWTASRDFPAPQGGTFQAQFSALRKRP comes from the coding sequence ATGAGCGCGCCGCTCAGCGCTGCAGAGTTCACCGCGAATGCGCATCGTGCGCTTGGCGACACGCAATTGCAGCACGCGCTGCATAATTCGCGCGACGGATTCATTCTCAAACGCGCCAAGGCCATCGCGCGCCTGCCGGAATTCGAGGCTTTGCGCGATGCGGCGCGCGATATCAAGGCACATACGCTGGAGTATCTCGATCTTTACCTCGAAGCCTATGAGGCGAAGGTTTTGGCTTCGGGCGGCATAGTGCATTACGCCGCAACGAGCGAAACCGCCAATTCCATCGTCCTCGATATCTGTCAGCGGCACGGCGCGAAAAGCGTCGCCAAGGGCAAGTCGATGATCGGCGAGGAAATGGGCCTCAATGCAGCCCTCGAAGCGGCGAGCATCGAACCCGTCGAGACGGACCTTGGCGAATATATCATCCAGCTTCGCCATGAGATGCCGTCACATATCATCGCCCCCGCAGTGCATCTGACGAAGGAACAGGTCGCAGCGGATTTCCGTCGTGTACATATCGATTTGCCACATGACCGCGATCTTACAGAACCTTCCTCGCTGCTGACCGAAGCGCGTAAAATCCTGCGCGAAAAATTCCTCGCCGCCGACGTCGGCATCACTGGCGCGAATTTCCTGATCGCGGAAACCGGCACATCGATCATCGTCACCAACGAGGGCAATGGCGATCTCTCGCAGAGTCTTCCGAAGGTCCATATCGTCCTTGCCTCGATCGAAAAGCTGGTACCGACGCTGGAAGACGCCGGCGAACTGCTTCGCGTGCTGGCGCGTTCTGCGACCGGGCAGGACATGTCGGTCTATACGACGCTCTCGACCGGTCCGCGCCGGCCGGCCGACCCCGATGGTCCGCAGGCCTATCATGTCATCCTGCTCGACAATGGCCGCACCAAAATGCTCGGCAGCGATTTCGCCGAAATGCTCCGCTGCATTCGTTGCGGCGCCTGCATGAACCATTGCCCGGTCTATCAATCCATCGGCGGTCACGCCTATGGCTCGGTCTATCCGGGACCGATGGGCTCGGTGCTGACGCCGGGCCTCTTCGGCCTCGATCATTCGTCCGATCTGCCCAACGCCTCGACGCTCTGTGGCGCGTGCGAGAGTGTCTGCCCGGTGCGCATTCCCCTGCCGAAATTGCTGCGCGATTGGCGCACGCGCGCGTTCAACCGCCATATCGGGCCGGAGTCGCAGCGGATCGGGCTCGCCTTCTGGGGCTTTTTGGCCAAGCGGCCGGCGCTCTACGGTTTCGCCGCGCGGATGGGCATGTGGGCACTCGCGCTGCTCGGACACGCGGGAAAATTCCGCGCGCTACCGTTCGCTGACGGTTGGACCGCAAGCCGCGACTTCCCAGCACCGCAAGGCGGGACGTTTCAGGCGCAATTTTCTGCGCTGAGGAAAAGACCTTGA
- a CDS encoding FAD-linked oxidase C-terminal domain-containing protein produces MTGIQFPKPDASILARREAIIEGLKPLVAPESLITTEDERRAFETDALTAYRRMPLAVVLPRSTEELSAVMAHLHKEGVNVVARGAGTSLAGGAIPQEDAVVIGVAKMARILDIDYANRTIRVQSGVTNLSISNTVMAERFFYAPDPSSQLACTIAGNIGMNSGGAHCLKYGVTTNNVLGVKMVLVDGTVVEIGGPYLDNGGLDLLGLVVGSEGQLGIVTEATLRILPMAEDARPVLFGFPTSEAAGGCVAAIIGAGIIPVAIEFMDKLAVEICEDFAHAGYPLDVAALLIIESEGSPAEIDAELARIVAIAKDYGVSVVKESKSAMETAAIWKGRKSAFGATGRVADYICMDGTIPTGKLPQVLHRLNEIVADLGLRVANVFHAGDGNLHPLVLYNINDPAEQAKAEKAGEEILKLCVEVGGCLTGEHGVGIEKRDLMPYQFTPVDLAQQMRVRAAFDAGWRLNPAKVFPLEGRAAA; encoded by the coding sequence ATGACTGGCATTCAATTTCCAAAGCCTGACGCGTCGATCCTTGCCCGGCGCGAGGCGATTATCGAAGGCCTCAAGCCCCTGGTTGCGCCGGAGTCGCTCATTACGACCGAGGACGAACGCCGCGCCTTCGAGACCGACGCGCTGACCGCTTATCGCCGTATGCCGCTTGCGGTCGTCCTGCCGCGCTCGACCGAAGAGCTGTCCGCGGTCATGGCACATCTGCATAAGGAAGGCGTCAATGTCGTCGCGCGTGGCGCCGGCACATCGCTCGCCGGCGGCGCCATTCCGCAGGAAGATGCTGTCGTTATCGGCGTCGCCAAAATGGCGCGCATCCTCGACATCGATTACGCCAATCGCACAATCCGCGTGCAGTCGGGCGTGACCAATCTTTCGATATCAAATACGGTCATGGCGGAGCGTTTCTTTTATGCGCCCGATCCGTCGTCACAACTTGCGTGTACGATCGCTGGCAATATCGGCATGAATTCCGGCGGCGCGCATTGTCTCAAATACGGTGTGACGACCAACAATGTGCTGGGCGTCAAAATGGTGCTCGTCGATGGCACAGTGGTCGAGATCGGTGGCCCCTATCTCGACAATGGCGGCCTCGATCTGCTCGGCCTCGTCGTTGGCTCCGAAGGCCAGCTTGGCATCGTGACGGAGGCGACCCTGCGCATCCTGCCGATGGCGGAGGATGCGCGCCCGGTGCTCTTTGGCTTTCCAACGAGCGAAGCGGCCGGTGGCTGCGTCGCAGCGATCATCGGCGCCGGGATCATTCCGGTCGCGATCGAATTCATGGACAAACTCGCCGTCGAAATCTGCGAGGATTTCGCCCATGCTGGCTATCCGCTCGACGTTGCTGCGCTGCTCATCATCGAGTCGGAAGGTTCGCCCGCCGAGATCGACGCGGAGCTCGCCAGGATCGTTGCCATCGCCAAAGATTATGGCGTGAGCGTCGTCAAGGAATCGAAATCCGCGATGGAGACGGCGGCGATCTGGAAGGGCCGAAAATCCGCTTTCGGCGCCACGGGACGCGTCGCGGATTACATCTGCATGGACGGCACAATTCCGACTGGCAAGCTGCCGCAGGTGCTCCACCGGCTGAACGAGATCGTTGCCGATCTCGGTCTGCGCGTCGCGAACGTCTTCCATGCCGGCGACGGCAATCTGCATCCGCTCGTGCTCTACAACATCAACGATCCCGCCGAGCAGGCAAAGGCCGAGAAGGCGGGCGAGGAAATCCTCAAGCTCTGCGTCGAGGTCGGTGGCTGCCTGACCGGCGAACATGGCGTCGGAATCGAGAAGCGCGACCTGATGCCGTATCAATTCACACCGGTCGATCTGGCGCAGCAGATGCGCGTGCGCGCCGCCTTCGATGCTGGCTGGCGGCTCAACCCGGCCAAGGTCTTTCCGCTCGAGGGGAGAGCGGCGGCTTAG
- the glcE gene encoding glycolate oxidase subunit GlcE codes for MNSVAPKTEAETVEAVNAARTVGQHIDIQGGGTRAGFGRPVEAETQLSTRGLTGITLYEPSELVISARAGTPLSEIEATLKEKNQALPFEPMDHRALYGTSGEPTIGGIAVCNISGPRRISVGAARDLLIGLRFVNGRGEIVKTGGRVMKNVTGLDLVKLLCGSHGTLGVITEATFKVLPHPAFVGTLALYGLADGKAVAALCAAEGSPLSISAAAHLPAGLATPEPLTLFRLEGPQASVDERLSALRRTLAPFESGEALAQDYAGALWRAICNGVPLVSPPDAAIWRVSIQPTRAPKFVDLVLRQLPARYFYDWGGGLVWLSVAAAGDAGAAIIRGALKEAGNGQTIGHATLIRAPDDVRSRVDVFEPLSPPLHKLTKDIKSSFDPDGVLNPGRMYAGI; via the coding sequence ATGAATTCCGTTGCTCCCAAGACTGAGGCCGAGACTGTCGAAGCCGTCAATGCGGCCCGCACGGTGGGTCAGCACATTGACATCCAGGGCGGCGGCACGCGCGCGGGATTCGGCCGTCCGGTCGAAGCGGAAACGCAGCTTTCGACGCGCGGCCTCACGGGCATCACACTCTACGAGCCGAGCGAACTCGTCATCTCGGCGCGCGCGGGCACGCCGCTCAGCGAGATCGAAGCCACGCTGAAAGAGAAAAACCAGGCGCTGCCATTTGAGCCGATGGATCATCGTGCGCTCTATGGCACGTCGGGCGAACCGACGATCGGCGGCATCGCGGTGTGTAACATCTCCGGCCCCAGGCGCATTTCTGTGGGCGCGGCGCGCGACCTGCTCATTGGCCTGCGTTTCGTTAACGGTCGCGGCGAGATCGTCAAGACTGGCGGCCGCGTGATGAAGAATGTCACCGGCCTCGACCTTGTGAAACTTCTCTGCGGCAGCCATGGCACGCTTGGCGTGATCACGGAAGCGACGTTCAAGGTATTGCCACATCCCGCCTTCGTTGGGACGCTGGCGCTCTATGGGCTGGCGGATGGCAAAGCCGTCGCCGCACTCTGCGCCGCGGAAGGCTCGCCGCTCAGCATCAGTGCCGCCGCGCATCTGCCGGCCGGCCTTGCGACGCCGGAGCCGCTCACGTTATTTCGTCTTGAAGGGCCGCAAGCCTCCGTCGATGAACGGCTCTCGGCGTTGCGGCGAACGCTCGCGCCGTTCGAATCCGGGGAAGCCTTGGCGCAGGATTATGCCGGCGCGCTGTGGCGGGCTATCTGCAATGGCGTGCCGCTCGTGTCGCCGCCGGATGCTGCGATCTGGCGTGTCTCCATTCAGCCGACGCGGGCGCCCAAATTTGTCGATCTCGTCTTGCGGCAGCTCCCGGCGCGTTATTTCTACGATTGGGGCGGTGGCCTCGTCTGGTTGTCGGTCGCGGCAGCGGGCGATGCCGGCGCGGCGATCATTCGCGGTGCACTGAAAGAGGCAGGCAATGGCCAGACGATCGGCCATGCGACCTTGATCCGCGCGCCGGATGATGTCCGCAGCCGCGTCGATGTGTTCGAGCCGCTGTCGCCGCCGCTGCACAAGCTGACAAAAGACATTAAATCCAGTTTCGATCCGGACGGCGTTCTCAATCCCGGCCGCATGTACGCGGGTATCTGA